One stretch of Bacteroidales bacterium DNA includes these proteins:
- a CDS encoding Crp/Fnr family transcriptional regulator: MIEDDLHLFDCNSCVFKTISCHYIGNDEFEVIRRLSVQLHFEKGETIVKQGSKSTHLIFLHKGILKFTYQNQSGKNFIMTVVAGPKLLGGANLFFKNTNIFSLVAIEKCDICLIDENAFKNTLVNHGNYLLTLFEKTIEMFQSSIFNFISLAHQQVNGRIADILIYLSEEVYKNQEYEFTLSRKEIAEFAACSHENVITTLSRLNKEGTITLVGKKIIINDLNKLKEISKRG; the protein is encoded by the coding sequence ATGATAGAGGATGATTTACATTTATTTGACTGTAATAGTTGTGTATTTAAGACCATAAGTTGCCATTACATTGGCAATGATGAGTTTGAGGTTATTAGACGACTCTCTGTTCAACTTCACTTTGAAAAAGGGGAGACCATAGTAAAACAGGGTAGTAAATCTACGCACTTAATATTTCTTCATAAAGGTATTTTGAAGTTTACGTACCAAAATCAATCTGGAAAAAATTTTATAATGACAGTTGTTGCAGGACCTAAACTCTTAGGAGGTGCTAACCTTTTCTTTAAAAACACAAATATTTTTTCACTTGTAGCTATAGAAAAATGCGATATTTGTCTTATTGATGAAAATGCTTTTAAAAACACTCTTGTAAATCACGGTAATTATTTGCTTACCCTTTTCGAAAAGACAATTGAAATGTTTCAATCCTCAATCTTCAATTTTATTAGCCTTGCTCATCAGCAGGTTAACGGTAGGATTGCAGATATATTAATTTACCTATCAGAGGAGGTTTACAAAAATCAGGAATATGAGTTTACCCTTTCAAGAAAGGAAATTGCGGAATTTGCGGCTTGTTCTCATGAAAATGTGATTACAACTCTATCGAGGCTTAATAAGGAAGGTACAATAACTCTTGTAGGAAAGAAAATCATAATCAACGATTTAAATAAACTTAAAGAAATAAGTAAACGAGGTTAA
- a CDS encoding Rrf2 family transcriptional regulator: MISKKTQYAMLALTKLAKEYGKGPIPISEIATSERIPQRFLENILLEIKKMGILGSRLGKAGGYYLIKKPEEVSLGDIVRQFEGTIAMIYCISEKAYQPCEFCKDEKNCKIRKVFKEVRDNTLSILQRSTLDQLID; the protein is encoded by the coding sequence ATGATATCAAAAAAAACCCAATATGCGATGCTTGCCTTAACCAAGTTGGCGAAAGAATATGGAAAAGGGCCTATTCCAATTAGCGAAATTGCCACTAGCGAAAGAATACCCCAAAGATTTTTGGAAAATATTCTTCTTGAGATAAAGAAGATGGGAATTTTGGGAAGCCGATTGGGAAAAGCAGGAGGGTATTACCTTATAAAAAAACCCGAAGAGGTTAGCCTTGGTGATATTGTAAGACAATTTGAAGGAACCATAGCAATGATATATTGTATTTCTGAAAAAGCATATCAACCCTGCGAGTTTTGTAAGGACGAAAAAAACTGCAAAATCCGTAAAGTTTTTAAAGAAGTAAGAGATAATACTCTATCGATTCTGCAAAGAAGCACTTTGGATCAACTGATTGATTAG
- a CDS encoding NADH:flavin oxidoreductase — protein MANLFSNFTIKSYNIKNRVVLPPIVNFGWADKNGFVSEKHIKHYENIAKGGVGIIIVEATCVLKDGKIFSYQPGIWNNMHMEGLKKITDACHRHGALILLQIQHSGLRTYKGVSDIAVGPSIDPENERSAALTIEGIKVIEAAFIEAATRALLAGFDGIELHGAHGYLLNQFANSAINKRTDEYGNSLSGRLKLATDIIKGIKQSCHANFIIGYRMGANSPTLLDGIEIGKHLEKNGIDILHVSHGGDKGITPEIPANFPNNWIVYCGTEVKKHVKIPIIVVNEIRTPERASWLLENGMTDFVAIGRDLLTDNLWLQKAQTNKKINYCIHCLPLCKRYAKPESCPVTK, from the coding sequence ATGGCTAATTTATTCTCAAACTTTACAATAAAATCATATAACATTAAGAACCGAGTAGTTCTTCCCCCTATTGTTAACTTCGGTTGGGCCGATAAAAATGGGTTTGTTAGCGAAAAGCATATTAAACACTATGAAAATATTGCTAAAGGGGGTGTTGGAATCATCATTGTAGAGGCAACTTGTGTGCTCAAGGATGGCAAAATATTCAGCTATCAACCAGGAATATGGAATAATATGCATATGGAGGGGTTAAAGAAAATTACTGATGCCTGTCATAGACATGGAGCACTTATATTACTTCAAATACAACATTCTGGTTTAAGAACCTATAAGGGAGTTTCTGATATAGCAGTAGGTCCATCAATAGATCCTGAAAATGAACGTTCCGCCGCTTTAACAATTGAAGGGATTAAAGTGATAGAAGCAGCGTTTATTGAAGCCGCAACTAGAGCTCTATTAGCGGGGTTTGATGGGATTGAACTTCATGGAGCCCATGGATATCTGCTTAACCAGTTCGCCAACTCAGCAATAAACAAACGTACTGATGAGTACGGTAATTCATTATCTGGTCGGTTAAAGTTGGCTACAGATATTATTAAAGGGATTAAGCAATCCTGTCATGCCAACTTTATAATTGGATATCGGATGGGAGCAAACTCCCCTACTCTCCTTGATGGTATTGAAATTGGAAAGCATCTAGAGAAAAATGGTATTGATATTTTGCACGTATCTCATGGTGGAGACAAAGGAATAACTCCAGAAATTCCAGCAAACTTTCCAAATAACTGGATTGTATATTGCGGCACTGAGGTGAAAAAGCATGTTAAGATTCCAATTATTGTTGTTAATGAAATTAGAACACCTGAGAGAGCCTCGTGGTTGTTGGAAAACGGAATGACCGATTTTGTTGCTATTGGAAGAGATCTTCTTACCGACAATTTATGGCTACAAAAAGCTCAAACCAACAAAAAAATCAACTATTGTATTCACTGCCTACCTCTATGCAAGAGATATGCTAAGCCTGAATCCTGCCCTGTAACAAAGTAA
- a CDS encoding GTP cyclohydrolase: protein MYLVHVTYIKAISVVDAHLDDHRAFLDKYYATGNLICSGPRNPRTGGIIICNAKDIEEVWSIIQQDPFFINKIAKHEVIEFNPVKYAKDFAPFIQQHEG, encoded by the coding sequence ATGTACCTTGTTCATGTAACCTATATTAAAGCAATCTCAGTGGTTGATGCCCATCTGGACGATCACAGAGCATTTCTCGATAAATACTATGCAACTGGCAATTTAATTTGCTCTGGACCTCGCAATCCGCGTACAGGTGGAATTATTATTTGCAATGCGAAAGATATTGAAGAGGTTTGGAGTATTATTCAACAAGATCCTTTCTTTATTAATAAAATTGCAAAGCATGAGGTAATTGAGTTTAATCCTGTGAAGTATGCCAAGGATTTTGCACCATTCATACAACAACATGAAGGTTAA
- the arfB gene encoding aminoacyl-tRNA hydrolase, with the protein MDIDIIQSRDFYSEFKFNSSRSSGPGGQNVNKVSSKIELRFNILESVLLTKDEQEIILVKLANKINKEGELILVSQSERSQLANKEKVIDKFYALIRKALEPKKNRKVTKPSRKAKEKRLEGKRLNSEKKILRKDIDY; encoded by the coding sequence ATGGATATAGATATTATTCAAAGTCGAGATTTCTATTCAGAATTTAAATTCAATTCATCTAGGAGTAGTGGCCCCGGAGGGCAAAATGTAAATAAGGTTAGCTCCAAAATTGAATTAAGGTTTAATATTTTGGAATCCGTTTTATTAACAAAAGATGAGCAAGAAATAATACTAGTTAAACTTGCAAATAAGATAAATAAAGAGGGAGAACTTATCCTAGTCTCACAATCAGAACGATCGCAATTAGCAAATAAAGAGAAAGTTATCGATAAATTCTATGCTTTAATTCGCAAAGCACTAGAACCCAAGAAAAATCGAAAAGTCACAAAACCGTCTAGAAAAGCAAAAGAAAAGCGGTTAGAGGGAAAACGATTAAACTCAGAAAAGAAAATACTTAGAAAAGATATTGATTATTAA
- a CDS encoding XdhC/CoxI family protein, with translation MELWNFIYNQLSEKRRVILLTVIECKGSSPGRVGFKMAVSQNGEISGSIGGGVMEYNMVELARKRVSSDTLESLIKRQIHDSEAEYDKSGMICSGEQTHVFLPLTSSDLETISTIKECINNGEKGILTISPNNIHFIKDDSSDFQVSAFINSPKDWEYKEFIGLKDTVYIFGAGHISVPLSQILRMLEFRVVVFDNRKELSTFTANSFAHQKHIIDYNKVEDLVPEGQNSYVAIMSFGHKFDQIILKQLLGKKLKYLGMIGSKNKVQSIYDSLKAFGFTDNDFNRVDSPIGLSINSQTPAEIAISIAGKIIHTRNGEKK, from the coding sequence ATGGAACTTTGGAATTTTATTTACAATCAACTTTCGGAAAAGAGAAGGGTAATACTACTAACCGTTATTGAATGCAAGGGCAGCAGTCCGGGTCGAGTTGGTTTTAAAATGGCTGTTTCGCAAAATGGTGAAATTTCAGGCTCCATAGGTGGCGGTGTGATGGAATACAACATGGTTGAACTGGCTCGTAAACGGGTTTCAAGTGATACGTTGGAATCCCTAATTAAAAGGCAGATTCATGATTCTGAAGCAGAATATGATAAGTCGGGCATGATCTGCTCAGGTGAGCAAACCCATGTTTTTTTACCTCTTACATCATCGGATTTAGAGACTATAAGTACCATTAAAGAGTGTATTAATAATGGAGAGAAAGGCATTCTTACCATTAGTCCTAATAATATTCATTTTATAAAAGATGATTCTTCTGATTTTCAAGTAAGCGCTTTTATAAATAGTCCAAAAGATTGGGAATATAAAGAGTTTATTGGTCTAAAGGATACAGTTTATATTTTTGGTGCAGGACATATTAGCGTTCCTTTAAGCCAAATATTAAGAATGCTTGAGTTCAGGGTGGTTGTATTCGACAATAGGAAAGAACTATCAACTTTTACTGCTAATAGTTTTGCTCATCAGAAGCATATAATTGATTACAATAAGGTTGAAGATCTTGTCCCAGAGGGTCAAAATAGCTACGTAGCTATAATGAGTTTTGGTCATAAATTCGATCAAATTATTCTTAAACAGTTACTGGGTAAGAAATTGAAATACCTCGGTATGATTGGTAGTAAAAACAAAGTGCAGAGCATTTACGATTCACTAAAGGCATTTGGTTTTACCGATAATGATTTTAATCGTGTTGATTCTCCTATCGGTTTATCAATAAATAGCCAAACTCCTGCTGAGATTGCTATTAGCATTGCTGGTAAAATAATACATACAAGAAATGGGGAGAAAAAGTAA
- a CDS encoding YgeY family selenium metabolism-linked hydrolase → MESIFQQINELSEKYRNYTAENLSKLVKIKSLSTQEKDVQLELKRQMEEAGFDEVKIDGLGNVIGRIGNGKKILAIDGHMDTVDMGNMDNWSFNPLGGEIKDGFVHGRGTVDQEGGSAAFVTSGRILKELGFDKDLTIYFVGSVMEEDCDGLCWKYIVEEDKIKPDFVISTEPTNLNIYRGHRGRMEMHVHFHGVSSHGSAPERGKNAIYMASRAALEIEKLNERLKFDEFLGKGSVTISEIISGSPSLCAVADYARVHLDRRLTWGETKESAVKEVEEVVKGMNAKVEVLNYSEKAYTGLEYGMEKYYPTWKMAEDHQVVQTGVKAYKNLFGKDVKVDKWTFSTNGIMTCGTYGIPTIGFGPGNEVLAHAPNEKVPVNDLVIAASFYAAFAYELCK, encoded by the coding sequence ATGGAAAGTATTTTTCAACAAATTAATGAATTATCAGAGAAGTATCGCAACTACACAGCCGAGAACCTTTCGAAATTAGTGAAAATTAAATCGTTGAGCACACAGGAAAAGGATGTTCAGCTAGAGTTAAAACGTCAAATGGAAGAGGCTGGTTTTGATGAGGTTAAAATTGATGGTTTAGGAAATGTTATTGGTCGTATTGGAAACGGTAAGAAGATTTTGGCTATTGATGGTCACATGGATACCGTTGATATGGGCAATATGGACAACTGGAGTTTTAATCCACTTGGTGGAGAAATTAAGGATGGTTTTGTGCATGGTCGTGGAACAGTTGACCAAGAGGGGGGCTCTGCTGCTTTTGTTACATCTGGAAGAATTTTAAAAGAGTTAGGATTTGATAAAGACTTGACCATTTACTTCGTAGGAAGTGTGATGGAAGAGGATTGCGATGGTCTTTGCTGGAAGTATATTGTTGAAGAAGATAAGATTAAACCTGATTTTGTAATTAGTACCGAACCAACTAACCTTAATATATATAGGGGTCATAGGGGTAGGATGGAGATGCATGTTCATTTCCACGGCGTATCATCGCATGGTTCAGCTCCTGAACGTGGAAAGAACGCTATCTATATGGCATCACGTGCAGCACTTGAAATCGAGAAATTAAACGAAAGACTAAAATTCGATGAGTTTTTAGGTAAAGGTAGTGTTACCATTTCTGAGATAATTTCTGGTAGTCCTTCGCTTTGCGCTGTTGCTGATTATGCAAGAGTACACCTTGATAGAAGGTTAACTTGGGGCGAAACCAAGGAATCTGCTGTTAAGGAGGTTGAAGAGGTTGTAAAAGGCATGAACGCTAAGGTTGAAGTTCTTAACTATTCTGAAAAAGCCTATACTGGCTTAGAGTACGGAATGGAGAAGTACTACCCAACATGGAAAATGGCTGAAGATCATCAAGTTGTTCAAACAGGTGTAAAAGCCTACAAGAACCTTTTTGGTAAGGATGTTAAGGTTGATAAATGGACATTCTCAACCAACGGTATTATGACTTGTGGTACTTATGGCATTCCAACTATTGGGTTTGGTCCTGGTAATGAGGTTTTGGCACATGCTCCAAATGAGAAAGTACCAGTTAATGATCTTGTTATTGCGGCGTCGTTTTATGCAGCTTTTGCTTATGAATTATGTAAATGA
- the ygeW gene encoding knotted carbamoyltransferase YgeW: MNLKDRIEGLSKVKSELYKKDFLLTWEKKEQDLKIVFEVAAILKEMRAQNISPRVFDSGLAISNFRDNSTRTRFSFASASNLLGLAVADLDEEKSQIAHGETVRETANMISFMSDFIGIRDDMFLGEGNKYMREVGSSLDEGFAKGVLPSRPGIVNLQCDMDHPTQSMADLMHLQDVYGSLENLRGKKIVMSWAYSPSYGKPLSVPQGIIGLMSRFGMNIELAYPEGYGLIPEIVDIAKKNAQQSGGSLNVSHSMSEAMKGADIVYPKSWAPFHIMQQRTKLLQNADKAGLKELEQVCLANNAKFMDWEYDEAKMKTTKNGNALYMHCLPADISDVSCKHGEVSAAAFEHYRIKTYQEAGFKPYIIAAMMFTNRFENPAETLKGILDRNRKRVGF, encoded by the coding sequence ATGAATCTAAAAGATAGAATTGAAGGACTTAGCAAAGTTAAGTCGGAGTTGTACAAGAAAGATTTTCTTCTAACATGGGAGAAAAAAGAGCAGGATTTAAAGATTGTTTTTGAAGTTGCCGCAATTCTTAAGGAGATGCGCGCTCAGAATATCTCACCAAGAGTATTCGACTCAGGATTAGCAATTTCTAACTTCCGCGATAATTCAACCCGCACACGCTTCTCATTCGCTTCAGCTAGCAACCTCCTTGGGTTAGCAGTTGCCGATTTAGATGAGGAAAAATCGCAGATTGCACACGGTGAAACAGTACGTGAAACAGCCAATATGATCTCTTTCATGTCCGATTTTATTGGTATTCGTGATGATATGTTCTTAGGCGAAGGCAATAAGTACATGCGCGAGGTTGGTTCATCTCTCGATGAAGGTTTTGCAAAAGGAGTTCTTCCATCACGTCCAGGTATTGTGAACCTACAGTGCGACATGGATCACCCAACCCAATCGATGGCAGATCTGATGCACCTACAAGATGTATACGGATCACTTGAAAATCTAAGAGGTAAAAAAATCGTAATGAGTTGGGCTTACTCACCAAGTTACGGTAAACCACTTTCAGTTCCACAAGGTATTATCGGATTGATGTCACGCTTTGGGATGAACATCGAATTAGCTTACCCAGAAGGATATGGCTTAATCCCTGAGATTGTTGATATTGCTAAGAAGAATGCTCAGCAAAGTGGTGGTTCATTGAATGTTAGCCATTCCATGTCAGAAGCTATGAAGGGTGCAGATATTGTTTACCCAAAGAGTTGGGCACCATTCCATATTATGCAGCAGAGAACTAAACTTCTACAAAATGCTGATAAAGCAGGTTTAAAGGAGCTAGAGCAAGTTTGCCTTGCAAATAACGCTAAGTTCATGGATTGGGAGTACGATGAAGCTAAGATGAAAACAACCAAGAACGGAAATGCCCTTTACATGCATTGTTTACCAGCCGATATTAGCGATGTTTCCTGCAAACATGGTGAAGTAAGTGCCGCAGCGTTTGAGCATTACAGGATTAAAACCTACCAAGAAGCTGGTTTTAAACCTTATATCATTGCAGCTATGATGTTTACAAATAGATTTGAGAATCCTGCAGAGACATTAAAAGGAATTCTTGATAGAAATAGAAAAAGAGTAGGATTTTAA
- a CDS encoding GIY-YIG nuclease family protein, with amino-acid sequence MKQHNYFAYITTNQSKTVIYTGVTNDLKRRLFEHEEDSHGQKLFFAGKYNCYHLVYYERFQFVQDAIRREKEIKGWKRSKKDYLISEFNPEWRFLNDDEL; translated from the coding sequence ATGAAACAGCATAATTATTTCGCTTATATTACAACTAATCAGAGCAAAACGGTTATATATACAGGTGTTACAAATGATTTGAAAAGAAGATTATTTGAGCACGAAGAGGATTCTCATGGACAAAAACTATTCTTTGCAGGTAAATATAATTGTTATCATCTAGTTTATTATGAACGATTTCAATTCGTACAAGATGCTATAAGAAGGGAGAAAGAAATTAAAGGTTGGAAGCGAAGCAAAAAGGATTATTTGATTTCTGAATTTAACCCAGAGTGGAGATTCCTTAATGATGATGAATTGTAA
- the hydA gene encoding dihydropyrimidinase: MKILIKGGIIVTSTEQFNSDILIEDEKIIRIDKHISENHVDRVIHAENQYVFPGGIDPHVHLFLPTPAGYSSDDFLSGGIAALYGGTTTIIDFVTPKKGQPLPDALNIRIDEAKNCPIDYSFHVSPVDWRPNSEKEIEQCIDMGFPSFKIYLAYKESIGLDDESAYHVMKAVGKLCGMVTAHCELGDEVSTFRDFYFNQKMVSPLYHMLSRASQLESIAVKRIIDIADQTNCPLYIVHVSAGDSLKHIHLAQQSGQPIFAETCPQYLMLDESKYSGEFEQTVKYVISPPLRKPEDSAHLWEGIKANMIQTVGTDHCPFSFEQKSVGKDDFRKIPNGAGGIEHRLELLYTYGVLKDIISLNRMVDIFSTQPAKIFGLYPQKGEITVGSDADIVIWNPDSKSIISAKTHLSKADISIYEGFSVKGKAQYVISKGIIGIDNGKIISGLPTGKLLRRKVQKTSSPYYSKSKDVGNNNCGRV, translated from the coding sequence ATGAAGATTCTTATCAAAGGCGGAATAATAGTAACATCTACTGAACAGTTCAATTCTGATATTCTTATTGAGGATGAAAAAATCATCAGAATAGATAAGCATATCTCAGAAAATCATGTAGATAGGGTTATTCATGCTGAAAACCAATACGTTTTCCCAGGAGGAATCGATCCCCATGTTCACCTCTTCCTTCCTACGCCTGCCGGTTATTCATCGGATGATTTTTTAAGTGGTGGAATAGCCGCTTTATATGGTGGAACAACAACAATTATCGATTTTGTAACCCCCAAAAAGGGTCAACCACTACCAGATGCGCTGAATATTAGAATTGATGAGGCCAAGAATTGCCCTATTGACTACTCTTTTCATGTAAGTCCCGTTGATTGGAGGCCAAATTCTGAGAAAGAAATTGAACAGTGCATTGATATGGGATTCCCATCTTTCAAGATTTACCTAGCCTACAAGGAGTCCATTGGACTTGATGATGAATCCGCATACCATGTTATGAAAGCAGTTGGTAAGTTATGCGGTATGGTTACTGCCCATTGCGAGCTTGGTGATGAGGTTAGCACCTTTAGGGATTTCTATTTTAACCAAAAGATGGTTTCGCCTCTATATCACATGCTTTCACGTGCTTCTCAACTAGAATCAATTGCAGTAAAACGCATTATTGATATTGCCGATCAAACTAACTGTCCCCTTTACATTGTTCATGTTTCCGCAGGAGACTCCCTAAAGCACATACATCTTGCCCAGCAAAGTGGTCAACCAATTTTTGCTGAGACATGCCCACAATACTTAATGTTGGATGAATCAAAGTACAGTGGAGAGTTTGAACAGACTGTCAAGTATGTTATCAGCCCACCATTACGTAAACCAGAGGATTCGGCGCATCTATGGGAAGGTATTAAAGCAAATATGATTCAAACAGTTGGAACGGATCATTGCCCATTTTCATTCGAACAAAAATCGGTTGGAAAGGATGATTTCCGCAAAATTCCCAATGGTGCAGGTGGCATAGAACATCGTCTTGAACTTCTTTATACTTATGGCGTTTTAAAAGATATTATAAGCCTAAATAGAATGGTTGATATATTCTCGACCCAACCAGCAAAAATCTTCGGGCTATACCCTCAAAAAGGTGAGATTACTGTAGGTTCTGATGCAGATATTGTTATATGGAATCCAGATTCTAAGTCTATTATATCAGCAAAAACACATCTTTCAAAGGCTGACATAAGCATTTATGAGGGATTTAGCGTGAAGGGGAAAGCTCAATATGTTATATCTAAAGGGATTATTGGTATTGATAATGGTAAAATAATATCTGGTTTACCAACAGGGAAACTCCTTCGCAGAAAGGTACAGAAAACCTCTAGCCCATATTATAGTAAATCAAAAGATGTGGGTAATAATAATTGTGGAAGGGTATAA
- a CDS encoding tetratricopeptide repeat protein, whose product MKEFIKKHKWLLGLFIPVLILLGVITYLYCTNRLGYLLSFKWSSFKGSLTKLEAWLLSGSLISAFISGVFTNMFSSFLYNILFPSKEKQILKNTETIIDGQDSILETVTESNKKLDQLIKNSNIDPRDIEQYLKNLPIKNGKGETSARIDEWYQARKISIEIKELLLVVTKVVFEQNEDLTNTITLLKSTGKTDFARVLENIQKHFQEGDAEKIKLEYFSRKEKIEKENILILKQSIKATKALFAFQQTLDLYKELIVVEPILVNYFNTAYFLQKLNCFDEAAKLYQKTLTIYREHAQENPRTYLPALALTLNNFAVLHSDKNEFSQAQEKYEEALKIYRNLAQENPKMYLSDAAKTLNNLAVLHSVKNEFPQAQEKYEEALKIYRDLTQENPRTYLPDVVMTLINLANLQKIKNEFPQAQEKYEMALTIYRELAQENSGTYLPDVARTLNNLAVLHWDKNEFSPAKEEFEEALKIQRELAQENPKTYLPDVAMTLNNLAILQKDKNEFPQAQEKYEEALKIYRDLAQENPKTYLPDMAMTLNNLAILYSEKNEFPQAKEKYEEALKIYRDLYQENPQVYKIDYARTLITGVYLFKKDKNYLKIAKGILERYQEVYKAQELLERISDLE is encoded by the coding sequence ATGAAAGAATTTATTAAAAAACACAAATGGTTACTTGGACTATTTATACCAGTTCTTATACTATTAGGCGTAATTACCTATTTGTATTGCACAAACCGTTTAGGTTATCTGCTTAGCTTCAAATGGAGTTCATTTAAAGGGAGTTTAACTAAGCTGGAGGCATGGCTTTTATCTGGTTCTCTTATCTCCGCTTTTATATCTGGTGTTTTTACAAACATGTTTTCGTCATTTTTATATAATATTCTTTTCCCAAGTAAAGAGAAACAAATACTGAAAAACACCGAAACAATAATTGATGGGCAGGACTCAATTTTAGAAACAGTTACAGAATCAAATAAAAAACTAGATCAACTAATAAAAAACTCAAACATTGATCCTCGTGATATTGAACAATACCTGAAAAATCTACCTATAAAAAATGGCAAAGGGGAAACTAGTGCAAGAATTGATGAGTGGTACCAAGCAAGAAAAATATCAATCGAAATAAAAGAGCTGCTATTGGTGGTAACAAAGGTGGTTTTTGAGCAAAATGAAGATTTGACTAATACAATTACGCTTTTAAAATCAACAGGGAAAACAGATTTTGCTAGAGTATTAGAAAACATTCAGAAGCATTTTCAGGAGGGTGATGCCGAAAAAATAAAACTGGAGTATTTTTCAAGAAAGGAGAAAATAGAGAAAGAGAATATTTTAATCCTAAAACAATCAATTAAAGCAACGAAAGCCCTTTTTGCATTCCAGCAGACATTAGATTTATATAAAGAGTTGATTGTAGTAGAACCTATTTTAGTAAATTATTTCAATACTGCGTATTTTTTGCAAAAACTCAACTGCTTTGATGAGGCTGCAAAATTATATCAAAAGACCTTAACGATTTATAGAGAACACGCTCAGGAGAACCCAAGAACATATCTACCAGCTTTGGCGTTGACTTTGAACAATTTTGCAGTTTTACATTCGGATAAGAATGAATTTTCGCAGGCTCAAGAAAAATATGAGGAGGCTTTGAAGATATATAGAAACTTAGCCCAAGAGAACCCAAAAATGTATCTGTCCGATGCGGCTAAAACCTTGAACAATTTGGCAGTTTTACATTCGGTAAAGAATGAATTTCCACAGGCCCAAGAAAAATACGAGGAAGCCTTGAAGATTTATAGAGACCTCACTCAAGAGAACCCAAGAACTTATTTGCCAGATGTGGTGATGACTCTGATCAATTTAGCTAATTTACAAAAGATAAAGAATGAATTTCCGCAGGCCCAAGAAAAATACGAAATGGCCTTGACGATTTATAGAGAACTCGCTCAAGAGAACTCAGGAACGTATCTGCCCGATGTGGCAAGGACTTTGAACAATTTAGCGGTTTTACATTGGGATAAAAATGAATTTTCGCCTGCAAAAGAAGAATTCGAGGAGGCCCTTAAGATACAGAGAGAGCTAGCACAAGAGAACCCAAAAACTTATCTGCCCGATGTGGCGATGACTCTGAACAATTTGGCGATTTTACAAAAGGATAAGAATGAATTTCCGCAAGCCCAAGAAAAATATGAGGAGGCCTTGAAGATTTATAGAGACCTAGCCCAAGAAAATCCAAAAACGTATTTACCAGATATGGCGATGACTTTGAATAATTTGGCTATTTTATATTCGGAAAAGAATGAATTTCCGCAGGCCAAAGAAAAATACGAAGAGGCTTTGAAGATTTATAGAGATCTATATCAGGAGAATCCACAAGTGTATAAAATTGATTATGCCAGAACATTAATTACGGGCGTCTATTTATTTAAAAAGGATAAAAACTATTTAAAAATAGCAAAGGGTATTTTAGAGAGATACCAAGAGGTTTATAAAGCACAAGAATTATTGGAGCGAATCAGTGATTTGGAGTAA